A stretch of Lathyrus oleraceus cultivar Zhongwan6 chromosome 6, CAAS_Psat_ZW6_1.0, whole genome shotgun sequence DNA encodes these proteins:
- the LOC127093637 gene encoding uncharacterized protein LOC127093637, with product MRTGLKPDVVYSFFDPEIGVLKDMVALITPDHVGMFRESYGGILKTVFRLTDCDRSAIHTLLQFYDPGLRCFVFPDYLLGPLMEDYVSILGIQIRDQIPFHVTRVDPDVLGISRALYLSPEMVKEGLKEKGKLPGFHLSFLEANAKEHAAMGNWKTVCALIAVSIYGIVLFPNQKNFVDHNAIRLFMQRNPIPTLIGDVYYSVHNRNEKRRGGLIRCCSQLLFRWFMGYLPSRGAFVQIDPSVKWSFRLMGLRAENIAWTHNGLAGRDFVCSCGSLPNVPLVGVQGCINYNPMLLRRQMGFAMEVPPLGREIQESFYFPIDGTQAKLRQVLDEWRDIQRKGKVPFGKVNCQYFPLFEDWLRKRIESTFLPFPGGDYY from the exons ATGAGGACCGGTCTGAAGCCCGATGTTGTATACAGTTTCTTTGATcctgagattggtgtgctgaaggatatggtagcattgattactcctgaccatgtggggatgtttaGAGAGTCctacggtggtattctgaagacggttttcaggctcactgactgtgacaggagcgccatccacactcttcttcagttctatgacccggggctgaggTGCTTTGTAtttccagactatctgttggggcctttgatggaggattatgttagcatcttgggtattcagatccgggatcagattcctttccatgttaCGAGGGTAGATCcagatgtccttgggatttcacgtgctctttatttgagtccggaaatggtcaaggagggtttgaaggagaagggaaagctacctgggtttcatttgagtttcttggaggctaatgccaaggaacatgctgcaatgggtaactggaagacggtttgtgctctgattgctgtgagcatttatgggatcgttctgtttcctaaccagaagaatttcgtggaccataatgctatcaggttgtttatgcagagaaaccctattcctactctgattggagatgtgtactactcggttcataacaggaacgagaagcggcgaGGTGGTCTGATCAGGTGCTGCTCTCAGTTGCTCTTTAgatggttcatgggatatttgccttcccgaggtgcctttgttcagattgatcccagtgtcaagtggtccttccggttgatgggtctgcgggctgaaaacattgcttggactcacaatggttTAGCTGGTCGGGACTTCgtatgcagttgtgggagtttacctaatgtgcctttagtgggagttcagggttgcattaattacaacccgatgcttctccggagacagatgggattcgctatggaggttcctcctctcgggcgagagattcaggaaTCCTTTTACTTTCCGATTGATGGCACccaggccaagctgaggcaagtgTTAGATGAATGGCGAGATATCCAAAGGAAGGGTAAGGTTCCGTTTGGTAAAGTCAATTGTCAGTATTTTCCACTTTTTGaagattggttgcggaagaggattgagtcTACATTTCTACCGTTTCCTGGAG gtgacTATTACTAA